The Heterodontus francisci isolate sHetFra1 chromosome 37, sHetFra1.hap1, whole genome shotgun sequence DNA window gttgaggttgtgaaagatgctacaaaaatgcaagtctttttcataGGGAAGGTTAAAAAAAAGCCAAGTTTTGTATGGGGAAGCAGGCACAAGACATAAGGGGGTTTCTCAAAGGTCAGAAAATAGATGTTGTATTCCTTACATGTAGAAGCTATCAACAGCAGCTGGAATTTCAAAAATATTTTTGTAGAACAGCTCAAAAGGCAAATATGTACTTTGCATCACAATACAACACCACAACAGGAACTCATGTCTTTTACACCTCGTGATCGGTGACATGCAACTACCCTTCCTCCCCCAGTATAAATACTGTGCATTATATGACTTGTTTTGGAAAATTACACATTATCCAATATGATGTAATGCTAATTCACCTTTAATTCAACACCACAGATTATCCCAATAGGCTTGTAACCACCAGCACTACACAGCTCAAACTGTAATCTTTCGACAACCaaagcctctctacctctcctcctttaagacaatctttaaaacctacctctttgaccaagcttttgaccgtctgttctaatatctccttatgtggctcagtgtcaaataatCACTCAGTGAAGCACATTGAGGCAGTTTaccacattaaaaggtgctatataaatgcaagttgttgttaaagaACAAAAttacagagctacagggaaaaggcaaggattgggacaagctgagttgctcttgcagacagccggcatggacatgacaggctgaatggcctccttctgtgctgtaaccattctataattcgatGTGGTTGGTAGGTTGTTCCAAAGTCAAATATGACACGAAGGTCATGAATGGTCTAGTTGAGCCTCAGACAGTAGCCAGGGAGAAGGAAAGGCGGTggctagggaacaaagtttgtggtagggaccaaagacaatggctttgttcTTTCCAATGTTTGGTTGGAAGAAATCCTAGTTAGATTCAGTGTAAAATATATAATACACATATTCCATTTGAAAATTTCACACACGTGCCCTCACACTTCACTAAAATCTTAGTAACGCATCAACATTAAACAGCCCATCTTTTTATTCATTCCCAGATGTGTCACTAGCAAGGCAAGCACTTATTGAGACATCTTCAATTGTCCTTGCGAAGGTGGTAGTGGTGAGCAACCTTTTTGAATACTACTAAGCAGTtaagtaaccacattgctgtgggtctggagttacatataggcaaAACTGAGtatgaatggcagatttcctttcctaaaggacattagtgaaccaggtgggtttttaaaacataaaaacaaagtgctggaaatactcagtaggtctggcagcatctgtggagagagaaacagagttaacgtttcaagtcgatgacctttcagctTTCCCTTCTGTTTTTCTTGCCACATATGTtgccaaacctgttgagtatttcataCATttcttatttcacatttccagcatccccagtattttgggTTTTTACACCAATCTGGTAGTTTTACAGTCAACATTACAGATAATATTCCAGATTGTATTTaatcaatttaatttaaattccccaactactgtgataggatttgaactcgtgtcttcaAATCATTAATCCTGAtttaatagaagcaaaatactgcggatactggaaatctgaaataaaaacaagaaatgctggaaccactcagcaggtctggcagcatctgtggaaagagaagtagagtcaacgcttcgggtcagtgaccgttcttcggaaCTCTGATTTAATAGTCCAGTTACATGACCACGAAGCGACCGAACCCGAGTATTAATTTCCTCACCGATGGAGTTGAGCGCCTGAGCCGCCGCCCTCAGCAGGTACAGATAGTCGGATAAGGTGCTGAATTCCACGGGTAAGAGTAGGCCGGCTTCTCGCACGGCCGCATAGCGCTGCAGCACCGGCACGATGTCCGGCAACACCGCCTGGTCGGCTTCCACCCGCCAGCAGGTAGTTCTGATGTCCAGCACGGCCTTCAACGCGTCCAGCATGTTGAGACCGGAGTAGCGCCGGGAGAACGGGTAGAGCGAGCGGTGGCGGTGCAGGAAAATAACGGCGTAGCCCAGGCCGAGGAAATGCTCAACGGACACGGCGCCGCGCCAGCCGCTGCTGAAATTGTCCAGGAAGCGGACGGTCCGCGACTCCAGCGGCACCTTGGTGCCTCCCGAGGTCACCAGCACCACCCTGCGCCCTTCCGTGGCGTGCCGCACCGCGAACTCGGCCATGGCCTTAGCCGCGTTGTCCGCATTGGGCGGCGGCACGCAGTCTGAGAAAAAGCCGCTCCACTCCGACTCACTCTTCACCGCCGCCATCATGAACTGGTCCCCTCTCAATTAACGTCCGGGTGCCAGCCCTTCCACCCACTAACAAGTCCGCCAGGCACCAACAATAACCCCCAACCCCCTCACTAGTTTTAAAAAGTCGGCCATCAACTAGTCACAGGAAGGACACTTTGATATTTAAATATGTGATTTTTTTCTATTCATCTATTTTAAGTTTCGATTTGTGATTTGATCTGTTTGTTGGGGGGATGCACTAAGATGTGCCGCAAGCACTGGGTTCAGAGGTCAGAGTCCTTAGCAACGGGCCAGAAGTCCCTAGCAACCGCAGCCGAGAAGAAGCTAAGCTAAGCACACCGAGATGCTCAGTTCTTCGATTTATCCACTTGCTAATCCCAAAGGCGTCAAACTAGAATGTGAGATATGCCAAAAAACCGCTTATGTTATGTGTTCCCAGTGCAGGGTGACTTATTACTGGTGAGTAAAAAAGCACCAACATCACATCACTCTTCAAAAActctccttgcaaactactgtccaaaCTGCAACCTTCTTTTCCTCTCTGAAGTCTTGTTGCCTCAAATTCGTGCCCATCCCTCCccaactgcggcacagtggcgcagtggttagcaccgcagcctcacagctccagcgacccgggttcaattccgggtactgcctgtgtggagtttgcaagttctccctgtgtctgcgtgggtttcctccgggtgctccggtttcctcccacatgccaaagacttgcaggttgataggtaaattggccgttagcaattgcccctagtataggtaggtggtaggggaatatagggacaggtggggatgtggtaggaatataggattagtataaatggatggttgatggtcggcacagactcggtgggccgaagggcctgtttcagtgctgtatcactaaactaaactcctTTCCTTATTCTCTCTATTTCGGTTTCCACCCCTCCCACAGTATGACCATGGGGCATTTTCCCTCCTTAATCTTCCTACAACTGACACAGAtggccacaccatcctcttccagtgCCTAGCCTGGGCACTCCAGTTTGATGACACTCTtgattccactcttacctatctaaTTTTGCCAGAGCATTTCTACCAATGGCTTCTCTTCGCATCCTCACACTCTCATCTCAGCAGTCCTCAGTATGTATCcttgccccctcctctttctcataTAGATCTGccaccctttcacaaaatcatctgCTGTCGCTATTCCGtcacctctctcaccctctctactGCCTCTGTCCTATAAAaccgcttgtctgacatccagtcttggatgagctgcagtttcctccagttaaacattgggaagattgaTGCTCCCAATGCAGACTCTGtcccctcaccaccaactccatcccccttCCCGGTCACTGAACTGGAATGTTGACAGTCTCAGCATCCTCAAGGAactcgagatgagcttctgactccaTACTCTCTCCATCTCAAAGACTACTTATTTCATCTCTATAACACTACCTTCCAAGTACCTACCTTAtcccatctactgctgaaacccttatgCATGCTTTTGAAACATCTAGACTCAACTGTCTAATGCTTTTCTATCCGTCTACCCATCCTTTACGCTCCATACAGTTCatttcatccaaacctctgctgcccatatcctatcccacAGCAAGTCCCACTCATTCATTACCTCCTATCCTcttgatctatattggctcccagttcccCAGCACCTCAAAATTAAAATTTTCACCttgatgtttaaatccctccacaaCTGCACCCTCCCTATCTTCTTACTCCTTCAGTACTAGGACATCCCTCCCAAACCCTCCATTCCTCTGACtcagacctcttgtgcatcccctctCCTTTCACCTTACCGTTGACAATTACGGTTTCCACTACCCAGCTCCATACTCTGGAATtcccacctctccatctctctatctctctggcttcctttagacGCTTCTTAAAACTTGGACCATGTTTTAGTTACATCTTCTAATATTTCCTTCTTCAGCTTGGTGTCCATTTTTCTTTATGCATCAATGAAGCAGGTTGGGACTTATCTTACAGCATTAAATGTGctgtattaatgcaagttgttgagaTTTAATAAAGACTTTTTAAATTATATGGGGTTTTGATAGACTACAAATGAAAGATTATTTCATCTACTGGGGAGACAATGAGAGCTCAGGAAATGAAGCCAGAGGTTAAGAAGAAATGTCTTTACATTGATGGAGTGTAGTGTGCTTTGCCACAGAGAATGGTTGAGGCAGAGGACATTGCATCTTTtcagggaaaattggataaatgtttgaagcagagaaagatacagggcAAGGGagaagagagtagggcagtgggattcatTTGGAATTGCTCCAGAAAAGGGTTGACACAGACGCAATGGACcaagtggcttccttctgtgttataaCCCTCTATGGTTCTATAGTCTCACTGCAGTGGGACTTAGTCTGATACGCAGATGGCTTTTACCCTTGGAAGAGTGAAATAAGGACAAATGGTTCTgcgtgaaggacaagggcagcattccCTTTGAACGAAGCCTATTCACAGTTTTCTTAATTTATGGTGATTATCATCCTGTTTAAACTGTTGTAAAAGTGAAGCTGCATTTATTTTGTTATTATATTAGTGATTGTAAAGAGAAAATTGCTGCAGTAGTTTGAACTATGGGCAAAGAATGACAGGAGTTTAATTAAAATAAATATGTACAATGGTTAAAAAAATTTGGAAGGCCTTCACAGTGGAAACCATTAAATTGAAATTGAAACCATTCCCTATGTATTGGTGGTTATTGAAGTTGTAAGCAAACTTTTTGAAACCCTTTAGTATAACTTTGGAGACTGGGCCACGTTGTATCAGACTGCACTAAACTGCTCACAAGCTGATATAAGTTGCCACTTTGACTTGGAGCAGTCTGAATGGTGCGAAAACTGAAAATCCCAAATCCATGCAGTAGAGATTGCTTTCCTAGGTTTCCATTTTGATCCCTTTTATCTCCCCTGGATCATGCAATGCCTATTCATGAGAAGTGAACTGCTGACTTTCAGCCGTTCCCAGACTTATGCAGATGCTAGTTGGATGCAAGTGCTCTGGAGCAATTGTGCCTCCAGTTTCTCCTTCCAAGTAGAATCACTTGGACTTTGCTCAGTGCTTCTGTACAGCAGCTTTGAGATCAGGAACTGTGTGTGGAATTGAAGGGACAAGCTCACATCCTACCACATTTAAGTGTCAGCTTGGcttagttgatagcactcttggcTTTGAATCAGGCTGTTGTAAGTTCACTGCAAGATTTGGGCACTAATCTAGCCTGGCATTTCAGTGCACTACTGAAGATAGACTGTATTGGCTGAGGTGTTTCATATATGAGGTTTAGCCCAGGACCTGTCTGCCTGCTTCAGTTGTCCTGTTGGTTGTTAAAGATCCCTtggtactattcaaagaaaagcagagaaTTCTCCTGTCAACATTCCATCCTCAACCAACAACAAAACAAATTAAtcagtcatttatctcactgctgtttataGGGCATTGCTATGTGCAAAATGGCTTTTGCAATTATCTACAAATGCAACTGTGACTACCACAAAGTAATATATTGTATGGGATATATGTTGGAAATTTCTCAGAGATGTGATAAATGCAATATAAGAGCAAGTTCTTTCACTGGATCTACAATACATTTGTATATATCAGACTGTGCCAGCATGTGTATCTTACTTTTTTAAGGATGACCTATCAAGAATATGTGCCTGTAATTGTCTTCTGTCAGTGATGTAGCACACCAAGAGGCAGACTGGAATGGGATCCATGAGAAGATTTGCCAGCTCCTGATTCCAATACGGACAGTGCCATCATTCCTCAGCTCTGCgaaagagagaaaacacagtgaggAGCAGATGGTCCAGAGACAGGTAAATATTGAGCAGCTTTCATATTCATTCAGTTATTTCTCTTGCTTCAATTTTCTCCTCTCCTTGAAGGCACTGACTCATGCTAGGGATATAGTTTCATAGGAACGAACAGCCCTTTGGTACCATTCTACATATGTGATCCTTGATATTGAGTGCTTGCAGGATATTAATATTGACCATGGGGTAAGCACAGCCAAGTCAAATCCTGTCTATACCTGAGGTCCACATTAGCAGATCTACAGCAGGAAGGTATCTGAATTGTGATACAGAGTAGAAACCTGGCTGACTTCTTTCCCCTCCTTAACTCGGGGTGCAAGGTGAATTTTAGTACTCGCATTCCTATCCTTCCTTATATCATCTAACTCATCACAGACTGGGAATTGAACCTAGAACCTTGCTGGCCTGTATGGCTCAGCCCCACACTGGGCAGTCTGTTTACCAACTGAGTCATTGGTAAGCATTCAAAATGATATTTTTTAAATGGCAACAACACATAATGGACAGATCAAATGCCATTAATGAATGAAGTCATTCCTTACCTTCCATCATATGCACGTGGCTTTACAGTGGTAATATGAATCTATAGTGATATTAAttatcctcccctcccccccagttcTCATCAGGCAGATTTGGTGAACCCTGAGTGTTCTAAATAGAGATACTGGAAACAATTTGGAAACAAAACCAATCAATCAGGCAGATCAATACTAAGTAACAGTGACAATGAATGCACTCTCTATAATAGTCTGCTGTGCTGTTTGTGGAGATGGAAGGCTGGGTTACATAGACAGATTAAGTAGCTCTTAAAAAAATAGTGCCCAGTGCAAAAGGCCTCATCCACAGTCAGACTTCCCATGAACCAAAATGTGACCTTGTATGTGAAGTAATGAGAGGTAGTGTACCTAGAGTGAACAATAAGCCAACAACCTCACTGAATACAGCATGATACTTGATGGTCTCCAAGCTTCTTCAGTAGATGGGAAAAAAACTCTACAGCAGTCTTAAGCTATATATAAATCGAACTTATTAAGAAGTAGAATTAGCAGAGTCAAGAGCGCTTGAGGGTCTACATCTGTAAAGTTTTATGTTCCATATATTGACCACACACTTTCCGATATCAGTCTGATGCTTGTCTTTTACTAGATTGAACCTGTGTTCCATTCTCCAACTATCACAATTTAATTTAAAGGGGTTTCCATGTCGGCAGATCTACTGTAGATATGACCTTCTCCATAagacagctacaagagaagtgtagggaacagaatgTACCCCTTTactttacttttgtagatctcactaaagcattcgacaccatcagcagaACAGGGCTGTACAAGAAtttggaaaaattggctgtccaccgaagctcctcagtcacgttcgctccttccatgacaacatgcactgcactgtacagtttgatggctccacttcagaCATTTTCTGAGTGAAGAAtgtagtgaaacagggttgtgcccTAGCTCctgctctgtttggcatcttcttctccatgctcctgaccttcgccttccctgcagatatggaaggagcctatgtgcacactaggtcagacgacaAGCTGAAAGTGAAGactaaaacacatcacgtcctgatcagagaactcctccaagctgatgatgctgcactaatcgctcacacagaaactcagctacaaggactcatggactgtctctcccgtgcctgtaacttgttctccttgactataagcgtcaagaaaaccccAGTTatggaacaaggtgttgcatctctgcccctgatcacaataaataacaccccactggaagtggtttgcaaattctgctaccttgggtccaggctgacagacaatctgtcccttgatgcagagctcaatacacgcatagggaaagcagctaccacctttggctgacttgcaaaacgtgcatggaacaacaccaagctgaccctaaggactaagctgatggtttataaggcctgtgttctcagcaccttgctatctggctgtgaaacatgggtgacttacagctaccaggaaaagaagctcaataatttccatcttcactgtctgcagcgcattatggaTATAACGTGGCAGGATAAAATAACAAAtgcgacagtcctctcaaaggcagagcttccaagtgtgttggcactaatcagaggCGGCctcggtggattggacacatctgcgggacggaagacggtcacatacccaagaaccttctgtatggtgacttagctggggccagacgaccagtggggcacttgcaagcatgacatgaaggccctaaatgttgactatcgcacgtgggagtcactagctggcgaaagagggaaatggcaccaTATCCTGTGCactggtgtgcattaccacgatgaccagttgcggcAGCagattggcaacaggcgccaacatcaaagagAACAACTCACAGCGCCACTTGGCAGAtttacgtgcagcacttgtggcagaacctgtctctcaaggattggctttcacagtcatcagcaaactggattgtttgctgtgtgtccatcatctttcgtagctggaaggatgccaaccaacttgCCAGATTTATATTTTCCGTAATATACTATCTGTACCTCTTTAAGATCAAACACCTCCATTCCAGGCTCAAAAGCCCAAGTTTCTTCAGTCTTGATTCAGACCTTTAACATTAGAAATCAGCCTCATGTATTTTCTTTGCACTGCCTCCAAAACTTCAATGCCTCCCTTCCATCCTGGGAAATAGCATTAGACACTGTACTCAAGATATGGTCTGACTAGGCTTCCTCTGACTTCTATTCCATTAATTCTATTAATAATGTATTAATTTTGCTGATTGTCATTCTGCAATAGTTAGGTATATTGAGTATCAAGACACCCAATTCTCTTTCAACTTTATCCTTAACTATTTTAACACTATTCATTGAGTATGTTTGTAATCCATTTTTGCCCATAAGTTTGCTGCATTagtaaaagttttttaaaaatcagccAGAGTTCTCACTCCAGATTGTTAATTCATTAATCCTTGTTGGAAAATGCATTGGTAAGGACAGGATCGGACTCAGCTGTGATATTTTTCTACAGTTGAATAGCCTGCAAAAACTCACCATCTCATTTACACATGAGGAATGGCAGTTGGTGCGATAATGGAGTGTTGCCATGCTGTTTGCTTAGAAGAGCCTTCAAGAGAGGAGATAGGAAAATTGGAACAAACAAATACAGTTTAATTTGCTGTCTTGTACCTGTTGCCTGTTGGTAATTCTGTTAATTGGCTACTATGCTAAAGTAATTCCTATGAACAAAAAGAACTCAACATTTAATGTTGATATTTAACATTTGTCTAATGCTTTTGTTGTTTTACAGAAACACCTCATCGATCTGACACGGACCGTGGCCCAGAAACTTCTTTTCGAGGGTAAACACGAGGAAGCTATTCCTGGAGCCTTGCAGTCTCTCCGCTTTGCGACTGCTGTTTATGGCAGCACCTCTGCTGAGCTAGTGCCATCTCAATTACTCTTGGCAGAGGCCAGTATTGGTAAGAATGTCTTGTGTTATGGGGGCTTGTCACCTGTGTagaactgtacaattattaaactgTGTCAGCATGAGctgtatgaggttatccactttggacctaagaaagatagatcagattgttttgtaaatggtgagaaactaggaactaTGGAGCAGCAGAATATTTAATAGTCTAAGAATGgaaatcactgaaagctagtgGATAGGTACGAATATAATTTTAAAAGCTAatggatgttggcctttatctcaagggggatggaatacaaaggggtggaaggtatgttacagttatataaaggTCTGGTTTGACAGCATTTGGAGTAGTGTAGTTCTGGGCAccctacctcaggaaggatatattggagcagagtgcagtgcagattcaccagaatgatatcttgGCTAaaagttatgaggacaggttgcatagtcaAGGCTTGGATTCAGTATAGAAAActtaagggtgatctaattgaagtgtttaagataattaaaggagaTGATATGGTCAATATagaaaaaatatttcctctggtaggtcagtccagaacaagggggcataaaatTGAAAATAGAGCTAGACTGATTgggatgatatcaggaagcacttcttcacacaaagggtagtggaaatctggaaataaactgttgagtcaattgaaaatttcaaaactgagattgatagacttttatcAGGCATGAGTATTACAGAACCAAGATAGGTAGATGAAATTAAGATACTGGGTCAGTCGTGATCAAATTGaatagctcgaggggctgaatggtctcctgttcctgtgttttacAAACCAATGTCTTATTCAATCATTCAAAAGGGAGAATATGCTGTGCTGCATTAAGATTACACTTGATTGTTAATGACAGCATTTCGTCTTCAGCGTAGGGTGTGCACCCTTGATTTTTTCCCCATTAATTATATAAAATATAacttggtcggtgtcgcagtccgcactgtggaagctgcgtgtgatttgaacactgtttaaggtggctcgccttgtgacaatgaggtctagctggtgccaacgacacgatcttgggtgcctccatgaaacctggtgacagggtttagtgtgaaagaacgagttggtgatgcagaggttatgataggtacacaactcaagcagtctctgcccgttttcattcatccttccaacgccatagcgcccaaggcaggagggccatgagtcatggtcggccccaaccctggcattaaagtcccccagcaggaataggtgttcagtgttggggatgctgctaatgatgttatggggttcctcgtagaactggtctttagcttcaggtggggagcagagtgttggagcatagatgctgagtaggtgtactgggccagaggtggtgagcagtcggatggacagtatgcgttccgagccatttgagggaggctctatcatgttgagcaaagagtttctgatggcgaagcctactccatgctgtcttggttcttcaggtggcctcagacactggaaatatcagaggaatgtatgatggcattaagagagctcttgggccaaccatcaagaagatcgcccccctcaaatctaaatcaggggacataatcactgaccaacgcaaacaaatggaccgctgggttgagcactacctagaactgtactccagggagaatgttgtcactgagactgccctcaatgcagcccagcctctaccagtcatggatgagctggacatacagccaaccaaatcggaactcagtgatgcaattgattctctagccagcggaaaagcccctgggaaggacagcattacccctgaaataatcaagagtgccaagcctgctatactctcagcactacatgaactgctatgcctgtgctgggacgagggagcagtaccccaggacatgcgcgatgccaatatcatcaccctctataagaacaagggtgaccgcggtgactgcaacaactaccgtggaatctccctgctcagcatagtggggaaagtctttgctcgagtcgctctaaacaggctccagaagctggccaagcgcgtctaccctgaggcacagtgtggctttcgtgcagagagatcgaccgttgacatgctgttcgcacttcgtcagatacaggagaaatgccgtgaacaacaggtgcccctctacattgaaagcctttgacctcgtcagcagacgtggtttcttcagactactagaaaagattggatgcccaccaaagctactaagtatcatcacctcattccatgacaatatgaaaggcacaattcatcatggtggctcctcctcagagccctttcctatcctgagtggcgtgaaacagggctgtgttctcgcacccacactttttgggattttcttctccctgctgctttcacatgcgttcaagtcctctgaggaaggaattttcctccacacaagatcagggggcaggttgttcaaccttgcccgtctaagagcgaagtccaaagtacagaaagtcctcatcagggaactcctctttgctgacgatgctgctttaacatctcacactgaagagtgcctgcagagtctcatcgacaggtttgcggctgcctgcaatgaatttggcctaaccatcagcctcaagaaaacaaacatcatggggcaggatgtcagaaatgctccatccatcaatattggcgaccacgctctggaagtggttcaagagttcacctacctaggctcaactatcaccagtaacctgtctttagatgcagaaatcaacaagcgcttgggaaaggcttccactgctatgtccagactggccaagagagtgtgggaaaatggcgcactgacacggaacacaaaagtccgagtgtatcaggcctgtgtcctcagtaccttgctctatggcagcgaggcctggacaacgtatgtcagccaagagcgacgtctcaattcattccatcttcgctgcctccggagaatacttggcatcaggtggcaggaccgtatcgccaacacagaagtcctcgaggcggccaacatccccagcttatgcacactactgagtcagcagcgcttgagatggcttggccatgtgagccgtatggaagatggcaggatccccaaagacacattgtacagcgagctcgccactggtttcagacccaccggccgtccacgtctccgctttaaagacgtctgcaaacgcgacatgaaatcttgtgacattgatcacaagtcgtgggagttagttgccagtgttcgctagagctggcgggcagccataaaggcggggctaaagtgtggcgagtcgaagagacttagtagttggcaggaaaaaagacagaagcgcaaggggagagccaactgtgtaacagcccagacaaacaaatttctctgcagcacctgtggaagagcctgtcactcttgaattggcctttatagccactccaggcgctgctccacacaccactgaccacctccaggcacttacccattgtctctcgagataaggaggccaaagagaataacTTGAAAATATAAAAACACAGATCAGAGTCTTCTGTTGAGCACTGGAAATGGGAAGGTGTTCGATTAGTCACCATTAATGTCAACAATAAAATTTGTTTCTGCATTCTACTTACATAGGGTACACAGGGAACAATTGACAATCACCCGTCATTCCTTCCCTTCCTTTACAGATCCTTTATCCACATGTCTGCTGCCTACCTCAGTGGAGTTTCAAAAAAATTAGGTTGCTCCACAGCGACCCTTGGATTTATTTTAAGATTAACTCAGAATTATGGTTGCTATTGGCAGATAATATTAAGACATTTAACATCGAAAA harbors:
- the ppcs gene encoding phosphopantothenate--cysteine ligase, whose amino-acid sequence is MMAAVKSESEWSGFFSDCVPPPNADNAAKAMAEFAVRHATEGRRVVLVTSGGTKVPLESRTVRFLDNFSSGWRGAVSVEHFLGLGYAVIFLHRHRSLYPFSRRYSGLNMLDALKAVLDIRTTCWRVEADQAVLPDIVPVLQRYAAVREAGLLLPVEFSTLSDYLYLLRAAAQALNSIGPKAMFYLAAAVSDFFIPASEMPEHKIQSGVSPLQLTMQMVPKMLTPLVKDWAPQAFVTSFKLETDPSQLIARARKALATYRHQVVVANALETRKVCVVIVTADSQTNLVLSENEVKQHHEIEEKIVKHLSECHTNFMEKSNNPA